Sequence from the bacterium genome:
AAGATATTTATAAACACTTCAGGTATAGGGTTGATAGATTCAGGGATTGACATCTCCTCGAAAAATGCACGGATTGGCGACAGGATAATCTTGAGTGGCACAATTGGTGACCATGGAATCGCTATTTTGAGTGCAAGAAAAAAGTTTGATTTCCAAACAAAATTGAAGAGCGACTCTCAGCCATTGAACGGGATTGTCTGGGATATCCTGAAAGTAAGCAAGAAAGTTCACGCTCTACGCGACCCTACCAGGGGTGGATTGGCCACATCTCTGAATGAGATAGCCGAACAGTCGGGAGTGGGAATAGAGATTGAAGAGGAGAAGATTCCCTTGAA
This genomic interval carries:
- the hypE gene encoding hydrogenase expression/formation protein HypE, encoding KIFINTSGIGLIDSGIDISSKNARIGDRIILSGTIGDHGIAILSARKKFDFQTKLKSDSQPLNGIVWDILKVSKKVHALRDPTRGGLATSLNEIAEQSGVGIEIEEEKIPLKEEVKGVCEMLGFDPLYIANEGKLVAFVPERDCAKVLNVMRKNRYGKDAQIIGTVVSRHKGRVLVKTSVGGERVLDMLTGEQLPRIC